The DNA region ATGCCGCTCCCTTCCTGGAGGTCCATGCCCTCAGAAGACCCCGCCCCCTGCCCAGCCCCCGCCTCCGAGCCCAGAGACTCCGCCCTTCACTCAGATCCCGGAAGCGAGCTCTGCTCCGCCTCTTCCGAGCCCGGTCACGACCTTGAGACCCGGAATCGGGTTTCCGAGCGTGCCGGGCCTTCGCCGGCCCTGGTGCCCCTTTCTCGCCCGCCATGGCAGCGGCCCGGAACCTGCGCACCGCGCTCATATTCGGAGGCTTCATCTCCATGGTCGGCGCCGCCTTCTACCCCATCTACTTCCGGCCCCTTATGCGGCTGGAGGAATACCGTGAGTGACCTCTGACCCCGCGCAGTGGCTGCTCCCGAAGCCCTTAAGCCCCTACCCTATCTGTTCAAGGAGTGCTGAGAAAGGAGGTGGACTTAGGAGTGAGGCTACCCGGGTTCCAGGCTTGCCCAGTGCAGCCCAGTGACCTCGGACAAGTGGCCCTCACCTCTGACTTTCAATGTTGAGGCTGTAAATATCTATTGCAGGATCAGCATCAGAACTGTGGAGCATCTTAGGGGTCACAGA from Mastomys coucha isolate ucsf_1 unplaced genomic scaffold, UCSF_Mcou_1 pScaffold22, whole genome shotgun sequence includes:
- the Smim20 gene encoding small integral membrane protein 20 isoform X2, yielding MAAARNLRTALIFGGFISMVGAAFYPIYFRPLMRLEEYQKEQAVNRAGIIQEDVQPPGLKVWSDPFGRK